From Sinorhizobium sp. B11:
GTACGCCGATATCGGGCGCGGCTTCGATCTGGTCGCGGCGGAACGGCGTCACTTCGAAAACGCGGTCGGCAACGAGGCCGAGCGTCAGAAGGCGATTTTCCATGGGAACGTCGAGAACCAGCACACGCGTATGCGGCGTGGGCACCGTCTTCGACATGCCGAGCTTCAGGCGCAGGTCGATCGTCGGGACGCCCTGTCCGCGCACATCGCGCAGACCGAGCAGATAGTCGGGACCGTTCGGAATCTTGAACGCTTCGGCGTAGTCGAGGATTTCGCGCACCACCTCCACCGGAACGGCGAAGATCTCCTCGCCGAGGCTGAAGGTCACGAATTGAGCTTCCAGAGATGTTGTCGCCATGATCAACCGCTTTCCTTGGATTCGGGCGGCCCCATTATCGGGGACGCCTGTTAATATATTGGAAGGACCTGATACTCAGGCGCTTTCCTTGAACTCGGCATCGCCCTCGTCGGGACCACCCATCGACATGTCCAGAGCAAAGCCCTTGGCGCGTGCCTGCTGGGCAGAAACCGTGTTGGCGGGCGCGGCCTTCTTGGCGACCGGCTTGCGAGCCGCAGCCGGAGCCGGCGTGCGAACCGTGACCTTGGCAGCCGGAGCGTGCGACAGGCGGTTGCCGGCCATGTCGACCTTGAAGAAGGCGATCGAGGCCTGCAGTTCCTCAGCCTGGGTCGCCAGTTCTTCCGACGTTGCCGACATCTCTTCGGAGGCGCCGGCATTCTGCTGAGTCACCTTGTCGAGCTGCTGGATTGCTTCGTTGATCTGGGCTGCGCCAATATCCTGCTCGCGGCAGGCCGCACTGATCTCGGAGACCAGTTCGGCCGTCTTGCGGATATCCGGAACCAGGCGGCCGAGCATGTCGCCGGCCTCCTGCGCGGACTTGACCGTATCGCCCGACATCGCACTGATTTCAGCGGCGGCCGACTGGCTGCGTTCGGCAAGCTTGCGCACTTCCGAAGCGACGACCGCAAAACCCTTGCCATGTTCGCCGGCACGCGCGGCTTCGACGGCGGCGTTTAGAGCAAGCAGGTCGGTCTGACGGGCGATTTCCTGAACGATGCCAATCTTCTCGGCAATCGTGCGCATGGCTTGAACAGCGCGTGAGACCGCTTCACCCGACAGTTCAGCATCCTTGGCCGACTGGCGGGCGATCTTCTCCGTCTGGGCAGCGTTATCGGCATTCTGCTTGATGTTGGAGGCCATCTCCTCCATCGAAGCGGAAGCCTCTTCAGCCGAAGCCGCCTGTTCGGTCGCACCCTGCGACACCTGTTCGGAGCTCGCCGAAAGCTCCTGGCTGCCGGACGAGACGTTTTCGGCCGCAGCAATCGCGTCGGCAACAACACCGCGCAGACGTTCGACCATCTGCTCCAGAGCAATGCCCAGCGTATCCTTCTCCGACAGGGGCTTCGGAGAAACCGTAAGGTCGCCGTTCGAGATCTGGTTGGCGATCTGCGCCGTGTTACGCAGGTTGCCGGTCATCCTCGACATGGAATTGACCAGGTCGCGAATTTCGTCGTTGCTCTTGTGATCGATATTCTGTTCGAGGTCACCGATGCTGACGGCATCCGCAAGCTGAACGGCGCGCTTCAGGCCGCGCGAGATGTTGAGCAGGATCCAGATCGCAGCGGCCGAGGATACGACGATCAGGCCGATCGTCATCAAGATGAGCATGTTGCGTGACTGCGCATATTGTTCGTTGGTGGCCGCGTCGGTCTCGCCGACATTGCCCGTCACCGTATCGTTCAGCTTCGAGAGGATGGCGAGAAGCTGGTTCGTAACCTGCTGGCCTTCGCCCATCGAAATAGCGCCGGCTTGCGTGTTGGATTCATTGGTATTCTGCCTGGCGAGATCGGCAACACGGTCCTGCAGGGACGTCCATTTGCCGTAGAGATCGCCGAATTCGCTCATGCTGTTGCGGATATCCGGATCTGGCGATGCAGCAAGACGCGCCTGCAGTGTCTTGATCTGATCGCGGCTCTGGGAGATTTCGTCGACATAGCCGGTGATCTTCGTCGGATCCGTGTTGATGATCGCGTCCTTTTCGGAACGGATCGAGCGCATCACCGCATCGGAGAGATCACCGGAGTCACGCAGGTTGGCGACCGGACCGGCAACCATGACCGAGATGTCGTCATTGAGCGACGAGAGATTGTAGATCGAAAGACCGGCCATTGCACAGGTCAGGAGAACGATGAAACCGAACACCAGGCTCAGTTTGAGTTTGATCGTGAAGCGCATTCCAAGACCCCTTCAGGACTGCTGCGGATATCCCGCGAAATGACACATTGTGCCGCCGTAAAAACGCTTCATGCGTTGCCGGCTGGGCCGGTGTGTCCCGACGCGTCCATGCGCCGGCCATAACGGGGCCGCCGCTGCTGCGGCCCCGACCTCTGTCCGCAGGAAAGCGCCTATGCACTTTCCCGGAAATCATCGTCAGTCGTGTCCGGTCCGCCCATGGACATATCGAGAGCAAAGCCTTTGGCGCGGGCCTGCTGAGCAACAACGCCGTTGGCGGAAGCTGCCTTACGGGCTGCAGAAGGAGCCGGGCTGCGCGTAGTCACCTTGGCGGCCGGTACGCGGCCCTGGCGGCCACTCGCCGCCATTGCCTTGCCACCTGCCGTATCCACCTTGAAGAAGGCGATGGAGGTCTGCAGTTCCTCGGCCTGGGCGGCGAGCTCTTCCGACGTCGCAGACATCTGCTCGGAAGCGCCGGCATTCTGCTGGGTTACCTTGTCGAGCTGCTGGATCGCCTCGTTGATCTGCGACGCACCGACATCCTGCTCGCGGCATGCCGAACTGATCTCCGCCACGAGTTCCGCGGTCTTTCTGATATCAGGCACCAGGCGGCCGAGCATATCACCAGCCTCCTGGGCGGCCGTGACGGTATCGCTCGACATGGCGCTGATTTCCGCTGCTGCCGACTGGCTGCGTTCGGCAAGCTTTCGAACTTCGGAAGCGACGACCGCAAAGCCCTTGCCATGTTCACCGGCACGGGCGGCCTCGACTGCAGCATTGAGGGCGAGAAGATCGGTCTGGCGAGCGATTTCCTGAACGATGCTGATCTTCTGGGCGATCGTGCGCATGGCCTCGACGGCGCGGGAAACGGCGCTCCCGCTCATCTCGGCATCCTTGGCGGATTGACGCGCGATCTTTTCCGTCTGGGCGGCATTGTCAGCGTTCTGTTTGATGTTGGCGGCCATCTCCTCCATTGAGGAGGAGGCTTCCTCGGCCGCAGAGGCCTGCTCGGTGGCGCCCTGCGACACCTGCTCCGAACTCGCCGAAAGCTCCTGGCTGCCGGCCGAAACATTTTCGGCGGCCGCAATTGCATCAGCAACGACGTCGCGCAGGCGCTCCACCATCTGTTCCAGCGCGGTGCCGAGCGTATCCTTGGCCGAGAGCGCCTTCGGAGAGACTGTCAGGTCGCCCCCAGCAATCTGCGTGGCAATTTCGGCTGTGGCGCGAAGGTTGGCGACCATGCTTTGCATCGCGATGCCAAGCGTATCCTTGGCTGAAAGTGGTTTGACCTCGACCGAGAGATCGCCTTCTGCGATCTGGTTGGCAATATCGGCGGTGGCGCGCAGGTTGTTCACCATGCCGAGCATGGCAATGCCGAGTGTATCCTTGTCAGAGAGCGGTTTCGGCGTAACGCTGAGGTCACCATTCGAGATCTCGTTTGCGATGCCCGCGGTATTGCGCAGATTATCCGTCATGACGTTGATCGTGTTCACCAGATCCTTGATCTCGTCATTGCTCTTGATCTCGACCTTCTGGTTCAGATCACCAATGGCGACGGCGTTGGCGACATTCATGATCTTGCGCAGACCGCTGCTGATGCCGAGCGCGATCCACAGCGCGGCAGCGAAAGCGATGACGGAAGCGCCGATGGCAATGCCGATCAGCAGGTTTCTGGTGTTGCCGTAGAGGGTTTCCGTATCGTCGTCGGCCTGGGTCATCGCCTTCTGCTGATGCGTGACAAGCGCGGTGAAGACGTCTTCCAGCTCCGTGACGATGGCGCGAACCTCACCACCGGAATAAGCCGTGGCCCCTGCCCTGTCGCCGCTTTCGTGGATCACGGCGACTTTGTTGGATCCATCAACGAAACGTTTGCTCAGCTCGATCAGCCTGTCCCATGTCGGCTTGCTATCAGCCGTTGCGATCTGCTGACCGCCTGTCGCGAAGGCGAGCATTTCATCCATGCTTCTTGCCGAGTTTTCGTAGTGTTTCTTGGCCGTTTCAGGATCCATTTCCAGAAGGGCGTTCTTCTGCCACCTGATGGCATCGAGCTCGGCAGCTTTGGCTTCCAGAGCCAGCTCTAGGCTTTTTGAAGGGCCTGCGATCAGGTTGCCAACGGCATCGTTCAGCGAACTGAGGCTGATAATTCCAAAGACTGCACTACCCATTAGCAGCAGTATGACGAAGCCGAATGCGGCCGCGAGCTTGAGCTTGATCGTGATGCGCATCGCAATACCCCTATTTGAAAGCGACGGAATAAGTGTGGACCGGTGGTTTCCTTGGCGCGGCATCACGCAGCAAAAACATTCCGGCAGGCGAAAACGGTTATCGAAGAAATTGCGATCTTGCCTCCAGCGTTCCTGGGCACCGAAAGCCTGTGTCAGGGGCCGAATGCCGAGCCCCTGACAGCATCAACGTGGCAAGCGCTCAGGCACTTTCCCTGAACTCTGCATCCCCCTCGTCGGGACCACCCATCGACATGTCCAGAGCAAAGCCCTTGGCGCGTGCCTGCTGGGCAGAAACCGTGTTGGCGGGTGCGGCCTTCTTGGCGACCGGCTTGCGGGCTGCAGCCGGAACCGGCGTGCGAACCGTGACCTTGGCAGCAGGAGCGTGCGACAGGCGGTTGCCGGCCATGTCGACCTTGAAGAAGGCGATCGAGGCCTGCAGTTCCTCAGCCTGGGTCGCCAGTTCTTCCGACGTTGCCGACATCTCTTCGGAGGCGCCGGCATTCTGCTGGGTCACCTTGTCGAGCTGCTGGATCGCCTCGTTGATCTGGGCTGCGCCGATATCCTGCTCGCGGCAGGCCGCGCTGATTTCCGAAACCAGCTCCGCGGTCTTGCGGATATCCGGAACCAGACGGCCGAGCATGTCGCCGGCTTCCTGAGCGGCCTTCACCGTGTCGCTGGACATGGAGGAAATCTCAGCGGCGGCCGACTGGCTGCGCTCCGCGAGCTTGCGCACTTCCGAGGCGACGACCGCAAAACCCTTGCCATGTTCGCCGGCGCGAGCAGCCTCGACGGCGGCGTTTAGAGCAAGCAGGTCGGTTTGACGGGCAATTTCCTGGACGATACCGATTTTCTCGGCAATCGTGCGCATGGCCGCAACAGCGCGGTTGACGGCATCGCCAGAAGTCTCGGCATCCTTGGCGGACTGGCGAGCAATCTTCTCCGTCTGGGCCGCGTTATCTGCGTTCTGTTTGATATTGGCTGCCATCTCTTCCATCGAGGCGGAAGCTTCTTCAGCGGAAGCTGCCTGTTCGGTCGCACCCTGCGAGACCTGTTCCGAACTGGATGAGAGTTCCTGGCTGCCCGACGAGACGTTTTCGGCCGCGGCGATAGCGTCGGCGACGACACCGCGCAGACGTTCGACCATCTGTTCGAGCGCAACGCCCAGAACATCCTTGTCGGAAAGCGGCTTCGGGGAAACCGTCAGGTCGCCATTCGAAATCTGACCGGCGATGTGCGCGGTTGCACGCAGATTGGCGATCATATCTTCCATCGCGAGACCGAGCGCGTCCTTATCCGAAAGCCGCTTCGCATCGATCGAAAGAT
This genomic window contains:
- a CDS encoding chemotaxis protein CheW, whose amino-acid sequence is MATTSLEAQFVTFSLGEEIFAVPVEVVREILDYAEAFKIPNGPDYLLGLRDVRGQGVPTIDLRLKLGMSKTVPTPHTRVLVLDVPMENRLLTLGLVADRVFEVTPFRRDQIEAAPDIGVRWRSDYIAGVVRRENGFVVIVDLARLLSREDASVLQSAA
- a CDS encoding methyl-accepting chemotaxis protein; protein product: MRFTIKLKLSLVFGFIVLLTCAMAGLSIYNLSSLNDDISVMVAGPVANLRDSGDLSDAVMRSIRSEKDAIINTDPTKITGYVDEISQSRDQIKTLQARLAASPDPDIRNSMSEFGDLYGKWTSLQDRVADLARQNTNESNTQAGAISMGEGQQVTNQLLAILSKLNDTVTGNVGETDAATNEQYAQSRNMLILMTIGLIVVSSAAAIWILLNISRGLKRAVQLADAVSIGDLEQNIDHKSNDEIRDLVNSMSRMTGNLRNTAQIANQISNGDLTVSPKPLSEKDTLGIALEQMVERLRGVVADAIAAAENVSSGSQELSASSEQVSQGATEQAASAEEASASMEEMASNIKQNADNAAQTEKIARQSAKDAELSGEAVSRAVQAMRTIAEKIGIVQEIARQTDLLALNAAVEAARAGEHGKGFAVVASEVRKLAERSQSAAAEISAMSGDTVKSAQEAGDMLGRLVPDIRKTAELVSEISAACREQDIGAAQINEAIQQLDKVTQQNAGASEEMSATSEELATQAEELQASIAFFKVDMAGNRLSHAPAAKVTVRTPAPAAARKPVAKKAAPANTVSAQQARAKGFALDMSMGGPDEGDAEFKESA
- a CDS encoding methyl-accepting chemotaxis protein, which translates into the protein MRITIKLKLAAAFGFVILLLMGSAVFGIISLSSLNDAVGNLIAGPSKSLELALEAKAAELDAIRWQKNALLEMDPETAKKHYENSARSMDEMLAFATGGQQIATADSKPTWDRLIELSKRFVDGSNKVAVIHESGDRAGATAYSGGEVRAIVTELEDVFTALVTHQQKAMTQADDDTETLYGNTRNLLIGIAIGASVIAFAAALWIALGISSGLRKIMNVANAVAIGDLNQKVEIKSNDEIKDLVNTINVMTDNLRNTAGIANEISNGDLSVTPKPLSDKDTLGIAMLGMVNNLRATADIANQIAEGDLSVEVKPLSAKDTLGIAMQSMVANLRATAEIATQIAGGDLTVSPKALSAKDTLGTALEQMVERLRDVVADAIAAAENVSAGSQELSASSEQVSQGATEQASAAEEASSSMEEMAANIKQNADNAAQTEKIARQSAKDAEMSGSAVSRAVEAMRTIAQKISIVQEIARQTDLLALNAAVEAARAGEHGKGFAVVASEVRKLAERSQSAAAEISAMSSDTVTAAQEAGDMLGRLVPDIRKTAELVAEISSACREQDVGASQINEAIQQLDKVTQQNAGASEQMSATSEELAAQAEELQTSIAFFKVDTAGGKAMAASGRQGRVPAAKVTTRSPAPSAARKAASANGVVAQQARAKGFALDMSMGGPDTTDDDFRESA
- a CDS encoding methyl-accepting chemotaxis protein translates to MRFTIKAKLAIAFGLLIAVTLCCAGFGMRGVSLVASMQDDLLTGPVRQDGYASNLARAFDSLNLAESDLLLATTPQRTQQAVSEMEAQRKAFEQALKEGQESAGDGFKEKWEAISAFWLDYTKLNDNIRELALNGQRDRAIEVNQTDGDVASEKLDALTESLAGLTRASISEGDESADAAFRSTFTTLMIIAGVGVVLSIVAALWIAINIITGLSKVRSAANAVAIGDLNQTINVRTNDEIKDLVTTMNVMTANLRSTADVANAIAAGDLSIDAKRLSDKDALGLAMEDMIANLRATAHIAGQISNGDLTVSPKPLSDKDVLGVALEQMVERLRGVVADAIAAAENVSSGSQELSSSSEQVSQGATEQAASAEEASASMEEMAANIKQNADNAAQTEKIARQSAKDAETSGDAVNRAVAAMRTIAEKIGIVQEIARQTDLLALNAAVEAARAGEHGKGFAVVASEVRKLAERSQSAAAEISSMSSDTVKAAQEAGDMLGRLVPDIRKTAELVSEISAACREQDIGAAQINEAIQQLDKVTQQNAGASEEMSATSEELATQAEELQASIAFFKVDMAGNRLSHAPAAKVTVRTPVPAAARKPVAKKAAPANTVSAQQARAKGFALDMSMGGPDEGDAEFRESA